In Kogia breviceps isolate mKogBre1 chromosome 7, mKogBre1 haplotype 1, whole genome shotgun sequence, a single window of DNA contains:
- the GVQW3 gene encoding protein GVQW3 isoform X1: protein MSDRYLEQRISIKFCVKLNKSASETHHLLKEAYGDEVMSRARVFDWHKRFKEGREDIRDDARSGRPVTHRTDENIQKVKDLVCSNRQLTVRMMAEELNLDKETVRLILKENLNMRKVSAKVISGILKDEPEPRKLDFRSDHSKETRKNSSCVREKVTSSEPWSHLQCEAGGEMPLPVSHPQIHPASQLLQTSSSRSLPSRAAQDWFTPW from the coding sequence ATGAGTGACCGATATCTAGAACAAAGGATTAGTATCAAATTCTGCGTGAAATTGAACAAGTCTGCAAGTGAAACCCACCATCTTTTAAAAGAAGCTTATGGGGATGAAGTCATGTCAAGGGCCAGAGTTTTCGACTGGCACAAAAGGTTTAAAGAAGGGCGGGAAGACATTCGAGATGATGCCCGAAGTGGTCGTCCAGTCACCCACCGGACGGATGAAAATATCCAGAAGGTCAAGGACTTGGTTTGTTCGAATAGGCAGTTAACTGTGAGGATGATGGCTGAAGAGTTAAATTTAGATAAAGAAACGGTTAGGCTCATTCTGAAAGAAAACCTGAATATGAGGAAGGTATCTGCAAAAGTTATATCGGGTATTTTGAAGGATGAGCCTGAACCTCGAAAACTTGACTTTAGGTCTGATCATTCAAAGGAAACTAGGAAAAATAGCTCATGTGTGAGGGAAAAAGTAACAAGTTCTGAACCATGGAGTCATCTCCAGTGCGAAGCTGGTGGGGAAATGCCTCTGCCTGTATCCCATCCCCAAATCCATCCTGCCAGCCAGCTGCTGCAGACTTCATCTTCAAGGAGCCTTCCCAGCAGGGCGGCTCAGGATTGGTTCACACCGTGGTGA
- the GVQW3 gene encoding protein GVQW3 isoform X2 translates to MSDRYLEQRISIKFCVKLNKSASETHHLLKEAYGDEVMSRARVFDWHKRFKEGREDIRDDARSGRPVTHRTDENIQKVKDLVCSNRQLTVRMMAEELNLDKETVRLILKENLNMRKVSAKVISGILKDEPEPRKLDFRSDHSKETRKNSSCVREKLTFVFWVCTVNKFSTSSDPVPHLSLLYETSGNESITSCFPISSLAATLAPIKDMSMQLIKTSLEALWHCFSDVLPAPHTVVPQLQ, encoded by the exons ATGAGTGACCGATATCTAGAACAAAGGATTAGTATCAAATTCTGCGTGAAATTGAACAAGTCTGCAAGTGAAACCCACCATCTTTTAAAAGAAGCTTATGGGGATGAAGTCATGTCAAGGGCCAGAGTTTTCGACTGGCACAAAAGGTTTAAAGAAGGGCGGGAAGACATTCGAGATGATGCCCGAAGTGGTCGTCCAGTCACCCACCGGACGGATGAAAATATCCAGAAGGTCAAGGACTTGGTTTGTTCGAATAGGCAGTTAACTGTGAGGATGATGGCTGAAGAGTTAAATTTAGATAAAGAAACGGTTAGGCTCATTCTGAAAGAAAACCTGAATATGAGGAAGGTATCTGCAAAAGTTATATCGGGTATTTTGAAGGATGAGCCTGAACCTCGAAAACTTGACTTTAGGTCTGATCATTCAAAGGAAACTAGGAAAAATAGCTCATGTGTGAGGGAAAAA TTAACTTTTGTTTTCTGGGTCTGCACGGTCAATAAATTTTCAACGAGCAGTGATCCTGTTCCTCATCTTTCATTGCTTTATGAGACTTCAGGGAATGAAAGCATAACATCCTGCTTTCCCATAAGTTCTCTGGCTGCTACCCTGGCACCAATTAAAGACATGTCCATGCAATTAATCAAAACCAGTTTGGAAGCTCTCTGGCACTGCTTCTCTGATGTGCTGCCTGCTCCACATACAGTAGTTCCGCAGCTGCAGTGA